CAGCTTGCAAGAATTAATCAGGATATTTCCAGCAGTGTTAGTATTATGCAGAATACACAGAAAGCGCTTGGTGATATGCTTGAAATTATTTCTGCAAGTCAGGGGCATATTAATCAGGTGCGAAATGCCATACGCATGCAGCAAAAGGCAATTGAAGATGTGCAGAACCAATCAGAAGTACTTGACACCTTATCGCATGAAATACTTGTGGCAATAAACCAGCAACAGTCATCAATGAATGAAAGTGTAGCCTCAATTCAGCGGTTGTCTGAGGTTGCCCAGATAGTGGCTGAAAAGACTGAGCAGATGAATGAATTAACCATTACTGTAAATAACATTGCCCAACGGTTGGCACAGGTAACCGCAGTAATTAGTTGAAGGTCATAGCTTTTTTGCTTTCACATGCGCTGGTACTGGGTACACATACGGTTTGCCAGATAAAGGATTTGTGTAGACAAGGCACACAGTATTAAATAGTGCTTCAATATTTTGATAGGTAATACATTCGTGCGGTTTTCCATCAAAAAAGATTTCACCGTTTTTTATACCCATTATTCTATTACAGTATTCTGAGGCAATATTGATATCGTGCAAAATTGCTATGATGGTACTGCCGTTTTCATTGAGCTTTCGTAAAATATCCATGATTGTATACGCATGGTGAATATCCAGATGTGATACCGGTTCATCCAGCAACACGCATTGGGTACTTTGTGCCAGTGCACGTGCAATATTGACACGTTGCAGCTCCCCCGATGAAAGTTCTGTCAATTTTTTTTGTCTGATATATCCGATGTTACAGTACTGGATAGCTTCCTCTATAGATTTGATATCATTTTCTTGTAGGCCAGTCAGTGGAGCGTGAGGAAATCTGCCCAGTGCAACAAATGATTCAACTGTATAGGGTAGTACACGTTCAATATCCATAACTGCTGAAACCTGTGCGGCATATCTGGTAAGTGGTATTGCAGTTATAGCATTATTTTTGTATGCGATAGTTCCTGATAAAGGGAGTATAATACGGGCAAGTAGTTTGAGTAGCGTTGATTTGCCTGCACCATTAGGTCCTATTATGCCTAGAAAATCTCCTGTATTAATTGTACAGTGGGAGATATTCAATACGGGGATGTTTTTATATCCAGCTTTTAGATTTGTGCACTCAAACAATTTCATAGGCTATCCTTGCGTGTTAACAGAAGAATTAAAAAGAATATTCCTCCAAAAAAGCCGGTGATAATGCCTGATGGTATTTCGTATGGTGTAACAATACTTCTGCCTATGGTATCTGCAATTACAAGTGTTGTGCCGCCGGCAATAGCAGATACAGGTAAAAGAAATGCATGGTTGGCGTTACGTGTGCGCACTGCGTGTGGTACAATGAGTCCAACAAAGCCAATGATGCCGGTTGCGGCCACGGTGATACTGGTTGCAAGAGATGCAACCCAGAAAAGCATTCCTACTTGAAAGAAAGATATTCCATGTGTAGCTGCAAATTGTGATCCAAATGAAAGTATATCTAAATGTCTGTGAAACATAATCATGATGCATATCAACACCAGTATACTGAGAGAGTAGGGAATGATGTACTCATAGTGTGCCATTGAAAGGTCGCCCCATAGCCACATTAATGCTTTATGTACAGTATCTGGCTTTGAAAATGCAAATAGTAAGAACACTGATGATGAAAGAACAAAACTAAGTGACAGCCCTGATAGAATTACTGCAGTGGGATGAAACTGGAACGATCGTGCAAGAAAAAAAATTATAACAACCGCAGCAAGCCCACCACAGAATGCAAGCACTGATACAAAATGGTTTCCTGTTATAATTGCTATGCTTGCACCCAGCGCTGCACCACCGGATACACCAAGAGTGTACGGTTCGGCAAGAGGGTTTTTTAAAATTGCCTGAAATATACATCCTGACGCCGCAAGTGCTGCACCAACCACAAATGCCATGACGATACGTAACAGGCGGAATATAATAATTTGTGTTGTAACGGGATTGCTGTCCTTGAGTAGTGAAAGCAGTGTTACGTCTGTTGTACCAATGGAAAGAGCTATCGCAAGAACAACGAAACATCCTGCAATGATTGCTGAAAGTGCTATTTTTGATTGTACATTCATGGCGTAAATTTTGCTACATTCATAACATCCACAGTGAATGCTGATGTCAACATTTTAATAGTAACTAGAGTGATACAAATCAGGTTATTGTAGAGTGCCAGCAAGCACCTGGGTGATATGCTTCAGAGCATTGCAATAATGGGAAGGAGTATATAGATATATGTCCTGATAAGGAATATGGATAATCTTTTTTAAGTGTGCGATAGCTCCTGGAAGGGGCTCTCCAAACAGTGCAATGATGAAATCAACCTCTGATGTCAAAAGGTACTCCTGCTGAATGATAGGATACCGTGTTGGAGTGTTGGTGATATAATTGACAATGCCTGCGTCGGCAAAAATATTACTAATATATGACTTGCCCGAAACCGCAATATAAGGATTAGAAGATAATAGTATAATAGCCGTTGCATTTCCCTTGTGCATGAGTCTTTGTCTGATATTGTTGTAGTGCAATAATTTGGTTTGTGCCATCTTTTCTTTATTAATGATGGAAGCAATAGTGCGATAGTTACTGCACAATGCCTCAAAGCTTACGGCAGGTGGAAGTAATTGCACATTAATTTTAGCATGTGATAATTGTTCAATCTTCTGCGTGGCGGCATCCTCAAAAGATGCAAGTACAACATCAGGTTTCAGAGCAATTATTTGTTCCACATTGGGATTGTTGATATTCCCCACAATGGGTATGGGTTTGGAGAGCGGTGGATGATAGCGAGTTACACCCACAAGCAGGTGTTCGCTTTCAAGATCAATAATCATGGCAGTGATTGATGGCGACAGAGAGATAATGCGTGTGTAAAGATGTTTGGGTTTATGTGATGCATAGAGCATACTATAGTGAGCTATCGCCAAAACCACCACGCCCAGTAAAATTAAAATTATTGTGTGAAAGCGTTTGTAATAAACCATGCTTGGAAATATATAGCTGCTGAATTAATTGTCAAGGGGAATGCTAATGTTAATGTTGAATAAAAAATGTATTGGCCCATTCAATTGCTTTTCGGTACGATTGGGCAATTTGCTCTGCAGGCAGTTGCAAGTCATGCGAAAGCCTGTTAACTGCTTCCCAGTTTCCTTTTTCGTATGCGGTAATAAACTGGTATATGCCAGAGTAGGGCCCTTTTTGCTGTAAAATGGCGTGTTTTATGTCATCGGTCAATGGTAATTGCTGCATTATTTCTTCTTTTTCTTTATCAAAGAATGCATCTACAAGAGAAAATAATCCCATAAGGAAGCATTCGGACGCCTGTGCTTTTAATTGTGATGTGGCAGCTAAAAGTTCGGCAAATTTGGCACGAATTAACGATGTGACAATGAGTTCTTGAGGCTTATCCTGTGCAATGCTGTGCAATACCACAAAAGAGAGCCAGTTTTTGAATTCGCGGATACCCAGTAGCGCCAGAGCATGTTTGATTGAGCCTATCTGGCTTGCAAACCCAAATGCTGCTGAGTTTATAAATTTCAGTAGCTTAAAGCTTAAAGAAACATCACGTTTGATAATCTCTTCTAGTTTGCCAAAATCAACATCTTCTTTATGAATCTGTTGCAGTATTTCAAGATAGTTGAGTTTATAGACAGGTATATCTTTTGACTCGATAATCTCAGGTCTTGAAAAGAAGAATCCCTGGAAATATGAATAACCAAGTGAAAGCGCTTCGTGGAAATCCTCATAAGTTTCTATTTTTTCTGCCAAAAGTTTTATATTCAGATGGGCTGTTTCATTGTGTATCTGTATTCTCTCAAATGTGGTTGAATTCAAAAAGTCAACTTTAATGATATCTGCATAAGGAAGTAACTCCCGGTATTCGTCGGAAAAAACAAAATCATCAAGGGCAATTTTATAGCCCTGAGTCTTCAGTTTTCGAGTTATAGAAATTATTTCATCAGTAATGGGAACTGTTTCAAGTATTTCTATTGTCAAGACTTCCTTTGGGAAAAAATATGCCAAATTGGATTTGAGGGTTGTCTCNNNNNNNNNNNNNNNNNNNNNNNNNNNNNNNNNNNNNNNNNNNNNNNNNNNNNNNNNNNNNNNNNNNNNNNNNNNNNNNNNNNNNNNNNNNNNNNNNNNGGTAAAATTTATAAAAGCTCTTTTGCCTCCTGTTAATGAGTCGGATCCAATTACAAGAAAGCTATTAATTAATGTTTTGGAAGTAGATGCGTCATCATCAAATGCAGTGTAAAAATTTTCAAAACCGTTTCGGAATAGTATTTCATAGCCATATAATTCTTTATGCCTGTTAAATATTGGCTGCCGTGCAACGAAAATGGCAAAGTTATGTTGCTTTTGTCTCATGATAACATTTTTATTAGTTATTATATCTCTTCTTTTCAAAAAGAGATGCAAATAAATAAAATAAAAAAAATATGATTTTAAATTTGTAAAAAAACAAGTACTATAATAATAAAGTTATCATACAACTTGTTTATTAGCAAGAAATTTATGCACAAAAAAAATATTTTATTTATTACCACTTTTATCTTTATGGTTGTGGATTATCTTGTACAATTAGATAGTAACTTTAGCATACCCATTGGAAATTATTCGCCCGGCACTTCCATGTACTTCAAAAAAGCAGTGTATACTGTCTGTGGCATATTCCTTAGCAAGTAATACTATTTGTATATTACCAGGTGGGATCATCATTCCTGTAAAACGGCATGATAACTCATTCAGTGAGTTTGCATTTCCGTTTGCTTCTATATTTATTATTTCTCGTGCAGCATATGCAAGTGTGGCCGTACCTTGCAACAGAATATCGGGTAGTCCCACCATTTTTGCAAATGCCTTTGAAGTATGAATAGGAAAATGGATATTTGTGCACCCATCGTATATATAGGGGCGTGTTCGGTCAATATAGAGTGTTTTTATCCAGCATACTTCATCATCTGTTTTTTTTGGCGATAGTAGGGTAGGGAGATTTTCTTTGCCTCTTCCTTTATCTGTGCATTCTACACCGCGCATCAATCCGCCAATGTGTTCAGTAAAAACAAAATCTCCTTTGTTGTCATATGCATTAAAGCATATAGTAATTACAGTGCCTGCCTTGTGAGGTGTTATAGCTACTATATTGCCTTTAATTGTCAGCACATCGCCGGGTACTATCGCCCTGTAAAACCGAAGATGTTCAGTGTAATGGACTTGCGTTTTTATTATTTCAAAAGGGAAAATTTTATTATCAATATAATCCCATATTCGTTCTGAAATTGGCCAAGTACATGCAACAGCAAACATAGGCGGAGCGATAATTTGAAACTCGTCATTAAAATATAAAGGGTTATCATCATCAATTGCTGCAGCGTAATTCATTGTTGCGCGGCTTGATATTGTTGTTGTGTATGCTTTGAGTGGTGTTCCAACAAATGAGGAATCAATCTTCATGGCTTATACCCAGTAGTAAATTTTTACTGCTATTGTTGTATGATAAGGGCTATCGCAACTAAAATAAGAAGTAGTAAAACAATTTTTTTGAACATTTCATGATTGATATTGTTATAAATAATACTCCCGGTGAATACTCCTAGAAATATAGCTGGCAAGAGCGTGATAAAAGAAACTGCAACTTGTTTTGTTATAAGCCCACCAATGGTATGCATAGTAACAAGTGTTAATCCTGAAAAAAGGAAATACGAAGTTAAAGAAATATTCATTTCATCTTTTGACCAGCTTTGTGATGTGATGTAAATGACAACTGGTGGGCCGTCGGTGTTGAATGCGCCTCCTAGGCATCCTGCAATAAAACCTAATATATAACCTGCTTTGTGATTGATAGTAAATTCAGAGCGCAGAGTAACTAGTGAATACAACGCATATCCTATTATGACAATGGCAAGGGTTGTTTTAATAATATTTTCAGGTAAATTAACCAGCAAGTATATCCCTGTTGGTATGCCAGGTATTGCACCAATGATAAGTGGTTTTATCTTTTTGGGATCAAAATGTTGATGAAGCCTGAAAAAGTTTAGTGCGGTAATACAGGTTCCATTCATAGCAACAAGAGGAGTGACAAAATTCATTGGGAATAAAAATGGCAAAAGTGACATGGACACAAGCGCTGAGCCAAAACTGGTTATTGCCTGCACGAGTGCGGAAATAAATATTATGCAAAATGAAGTTAAGTATTGTTCCAGTGTCAAAGGAATATCACCATTAATAATTAAAGCAAAATAATTATTACACAAAACTAGTATATAGCTATTATAGCTTCAATAAAAATAATTTTAAGATTACAAGTACAAAAAATTATATGCATAATATTTCTGGTGGGGGGCCCCCAGTAGAATTTTAGGCAGTGTATCCCTTTTTCGCGGTAAAAATCAAAAGTATATGACCTGTTTTCATAATAACTGGGTAAATTATTAGGATAGTTATCGGTATTTATTTTTTTATAGCGTTCACACTTAAGTGGCATGCCAATATGTAAAAAAAATCGTTCTTGAATATCTGCTGAGCGGACATGTATCATCCGCGAAGGACTTTTGTTATTAAGATACCATATGCCAAGCCCCGCACCTATTCCAAAACACATTGCTTCAGACCAGTTAAGACCGTGAGATTGAGCAAGATTCTACAAACCTGTGCTAGCACAATGTCGCCCGGGTATGTGAAGAGATGGTATCAGTACTTGCATTTTTGTAGCAACCACTAACAAAGGAGATAATGAATAATATATGCTTAATTATTATTGTCAATATAATAATTATTTCTTAAATGCAACATGACAGATGCTGCAAAAAAATTTTAAGTATAATAAATTTTACTCAAGTATTGTATATTATACCGCTACTCATGGGATATACATAATATACAAACCAATCTTAAGAAAATAGTTTGACAAATATTTTTAATTATATTAATAATTGCATCAATTTTGGTGTTTGCTTTTATTTTGTTATTATACACATCAAAATGAATTAGCTCCTTTTTTATGGTGAGTATCACTGACTGAAAAGATTACTATGTCATGTATTAACCTGCCTGTTGTAGCTTGATACAACGTGCAGTGGTTATGCTATCAAGTGTGTATCAGGAAGCAGCCGTAATAATAAAAATAAAAAAAGAGGAATACGTGTATGGATGAAAAAGTACTTAAAGAAATTATAAAACAAGCAATGAAAGAAGAGCTTGTGCCTGTAAAACAGGAAATAGAATCTATGAAAAAAGAAATGGATTCTATAAATAAAGAAATAAGCTTTATAAAACAAGCAATACTGACAAAAGAAGATTCAAAACGGTTTGTAACAAAAGACGACTTGCAATCATTTACTACAAAAGACGATTTAAAGGCATTTGCCACAAAAGACGACTTGAAGGCATTTGCCACAAAAGACGATTTAAAGGCATTTGCCACAAAAGACGACTTGAAGGCATTTGCTACAAAAGACGATTTAAAGGCATTTGCTACAAAAGATGATTTGCAATCATTTGCCACAAAAGAGGATTTATTTAATTTTGAAACAAGGATGACATTAACCCTGGAAAATATTCGTGAAGGTGTGCGTATTTCACTTTTTGAGATTGAGAGAGAATTGCATGAAATAAAAAGCAAGCAACGTTTTTATGATTTTGATTATCTCACACGACAAAACGATGCAATGATTAAAGTACTTAAAGAATTGCATCAGGAAAAAACATTTATTGTGCAACGGTTAAAAGAGCATGATGAAAGGCTTGCTTCTATTGAACAACAATTAAGCAGTTAAAACGGATTACAATGAAAAAGCAAAAAAAGCCAATTATAACAGTTCCTCCCAAAGCTACGTTCTTATTCAAAAAGGGCAGTAGTCAAACCGGCATTTTACTCCTGCATGGATTTACTGGTACACCTGCTGAAATGCGGTATGTAGCTGAAAAGCTCAATGAAGCTGGTGCAACTGTCTATGTGCCGCGCTATCCAGGCCATGGGACAAACCTTTTGGAGATGGCTAACTCAAGTGTTGACGCATGGTTTACTGCTGCACGTGAAGCATTGTTTGAGTTGAAGTCACATTGCCAGGATGTATATATTGCCGGGCTTTCAATGGGTGGTATTTTTGCAATCCTGCTTGCTCGTGAATTTGCTATAGAAAAAATAGCGCTTATGTCGGTACCTTGCACCTTAAAAGAAAAAACTATCTATGGGGCGCCGATTGCAGGCCTTTTTACAAAAATACTATGGGTGCCTAATAAGACAAAAGGTGTATGTGATGAGGCTGCACGAAAGGAGCATATCTGTTATGATGATGGTATTCCTGTTGTTCAATCATGGCAGCTATTCAAGACTATTAAAAAAGCCATGAAAGCATTGCCACAGATTGAATCAGAGGTGCTTATCATACAGTCAAAAAATGACAACGTTATCCCGCAACATTCTGCCCACTATATATATTCACACCTTGGGTCAGCGCACAAGCAGCTTATCTGGCTTCACAAAAGTTTTCACGCCATCACAGTTGATATTGAAAAGGATGCAGTTGCGCAGCACTGCATAGATTTTTTCATGAAGCAATGATATGTGCACAGTAACTATCGCCCTATACAAGTAATGCAATTACTGCACATATATCTATTATAATCAGGGTGGGCGATAGCTCCTTCCATTTGCCCGCTGCAATGCAAATAAATGTATAACTTAAAAATCCCCACACAATTCCCTGGGTAATACTGTAGGTGAGTGGAATCATGAGGCAAGTGACAAATGCTGGAAGGCTCTGTGAGATATCCTT
The Spirochaetota bacterium genome window above contains:
- a CDS encoding ABC transporter ATP-binding protein, with protein sequence MKLFECTNLKAGYKNIPVLNISHCTINTGDFLGIIGPNGAGKSTLLKLLARIILPLSGTIAYKNNAITAIPLTRYAAQVSAVMDIERVLPYTVESFVALGRFPHAPLTGLQENDIKSIEEAIQYCNIGYIRQKKLTELSSGELQRVNIARALAQSTQCVLLDEPVSHLDIHHAYTIMDILRKLNENGSTIIAILHDINIASEYCNRIMGIKNGEIFFDGKPHECITYQNIEALFNTVCLVYTNPLSGKPYVYPVPAHVKAKKL
- a CDS encoding iron ABC transporter permease, yielding MNVQSKIALSAIIAGCFVVLAIALSIGTTDVTLLSLLKDSNPVTTQIIIFRLLRIVMAFVVGAALAASGCIFQAILKNPLAEPYTLGVSGGAALGASIAIITGNHFVSVLAFCGGLAAVVIIFFLARSFQFHPTAVILSGLSLSFVLSSSVFLLFAFSKPDTVHKALMWLWGDLSMAHYEYIIPYSLSILVLICIMIMFHRHLDILSFGSQFAATHGISFFQVGMLFWVASLATSITVAATGIIGFVGLIVPHAVRTRNANHAFLLPVSAIAGGTTLVIADTIGRSIVTPYEIPSGIITGFFGGIFFLILLLTRKDSL
- a CDS encoding helical backbone metal receptor, producing the protein MVYYKRFHTIILILLGVVVLAIAHYSMLYASHKPKHLYTRIISLSPSITAMIIDLESEHLLVGVTRYHPPLSKPIPIVGNINNPNVEQIIALKPDVVLASFEDAATQKIEQLSHAKINVQLLPPAVSFEALCSNYRTIASIINKEKMAQTKLLHYNNIRQRLMHKGNATAIILLSSNPYIAVSGKSYISNIFADAGIVNYITNTPTRYPIIQQEYLLTSEVDFIIALFGEPLPGAIAHLKKIIHIPYQDIYLYTPSHYCNALKHITQVLAGTLQ
- a CDS encoding HDOD domain-containing protein → ETTLKSNLAYFFPKEVLTIEILETVPITDEIISITRKLKTQGYKIALDDFVFSDEYRELLPYADIIKVDFLNSTTFERIQIHNETAHLNIKLLAEKIETYEDFHEALSLGYSYFQGFFFSRPEIIESKDIPVYKLNYLEILQQIHKEDVDFGKLEEIIKRDVSLSFKLLKFINSAAFGFASQIGSIKHALALLGIREFKNWLSFVVLHSIAQDKPQELIVTSLIRAKFAELLAATSQLKAQASECFLMGLFSLVDAFFDKEKEEIMQQLPLTDDIKHAILQQKGPYSGIYQFITAYEKGNWEAVNRLSHDLQLPAEQIAQSYRKAIEWANTFFIQH
- a CDS encoding MaoC/PaaZ C-terminal domain-containing protein, which codes for MKIDSSFVGTPLKAYTTTISSRATMNYAAAIDDDNPLYFNDEFQIIAPPMFAVACTWPISERIWDYIDNKIFPFEIIKTQVHYTEHLRFYRAIVPGDVLTIKGNIVAITPHKAGTVITICFNAYDNKGDFVFTEHIGGLMRGVECTDKGRGKENLPTLLSPKKTDDEVCWIKTLYIDRTRPYIYDGCTNIHFPIHTSKAFAKMVGLPDILLQGTATLAYAAREIINIEANGNANSLNELSCRFTGMMIPPGNIQIVLLAKEYATDSIHCFFEVHGSAGRIISNGYAKVTI
- a CDS encoding sulfite exporter TauE/SafE family protein; its protein translation is MTLEQYLTSFCIIFISALVQAITSFGSALVSMSLLPFLFPMNFVTPLVAMNGTCITALNFFRLHQHFDPKKIKPLIIGAIPGIPTGIYLLVNLPENIIKTTLAIVIIGYALYSLVTLRSEFTINHKAGYILGFIAGCLGGAFNTDGPPVVIYITSQSWSKDEMNISLTSYFLFSGLTLVTMHTIGGLITKQVAVSFITLLPAIFLGVFTGSIIYNNINHEMFKKIVLLLLILVAIALIIQQ
- a CDS encoding alpha/beta fold hydrolase, producing MKKQKKPIITVPPKATFLFKKGSSQTGILLLHGFTGTPAEMRYVAEKLNEAGATVYVPRYPGHGTNLLEMANSSVDAWFTAAREALFELKSHCQDVYIAGLSMGGIFAILLAREFAIEKIALMSVPCTLKEKTIYGAPIAGLFTKILWVPNKTKGVCDEAARKEHICYDDGIPVVQSWQLFKTIKKAMKALPQIESEVLIIQSKNDNVIPQHSAHYIYSHLGSAHKQLIWLHKSFHAITVDIEKDAVAQHCIDFFMKQ